A window from Mycoplasma phocoeninasale encodes these proteins:
- the fusA gene encoding elongation factor G, translated as MAREYKIEDYRNIGIMAHIDAGKTTTTERVLYHTGKIHKIGETHEGASQMDWMAQEQERGITITSAATTAYWKGKRLNIIDTPGHVDFTIEVERSLRVLDGAVAVLDAQSGVEPQTETVWRQATNYGVPRIVYVNKMDKMGANFKASVESLRKLLGANAHAIQLNIGEEAQFNGVIDLVEMKAYEFDGSVDENPKEIPIPDYLKDEAELMRSSLAESLADYDEEIMDLVLNEGEVSAEMLKRALRKATITAQYFPVVCGTSFKNKGVKFMLDAIVNYLPSPVDIPPIKAYKGEAEIQIPASDDGFFSSLAFKVMNDPFVGNLTFFRVYSGLISKGSYVFNSTKGEKERLSRILLMHANNRMDIEEVRTGDIAAAVGLKFTTTGDTLIDEKYKDIVLENMNFPEPVISQAIEPKTKDASEKLSLALQRLAAEDPTFKYYTDEETGQTIIAGMGELHLDIIVDRLKREFKVEVTVGAPQVSYRETITKAAEVEGIHKKQSGGKGQYGHVWIKYEPNPDGGFEFIDKIVGGKIPKEYIKSIEKGLREKMDIGILAGYPMIDIKATLFDGSYHEVDSSELAYKIAASKSLTKGREALGTVLLEPIMDVAVVVPEDFFGDVMGDISRRRGQVRDNETRNDGAHVIKSYIPLSEMFGYATQLRSMTTGRGTYQMWFDHYEKLPRNLSDEIIKKRGGKILVDED; from the coding sequence ATGGCAAGAGAATACAAAATTGAAGATTACCGTAACATCGGTATTATGGCGCACATTGACGCTGGTAAAACTACTACTACTGAAAGAGTTCTATATCATACTGGAAAAATTCATAAAATTGGTGAAACACACGAAGGTGCTTCACAAATGGACTGAATGGCTCAAGAACAAGAAAGAGGTATTACCATTACCTCAGCCGCTACTACAGCATACTGAAAAGGAAAAAGACTAAACATAATCGATACTCCAGGACACGTTGATTTTACTATTGAAGTTGAACGTTCGCTTAGAGTACTAGACGGTGCCGTTGCAGTTTTAGATGCTCAAAGTGGTGTTGAACCTCAAACTGAAACCGTTTGAAGACAAGCAACTAACTATGGAGTACCAAGAATTGTTTATGTTAACAAAATGGATAAAATGGGAGCTAACTTTAAGGCTTCAGTTGAATCACTAAGAAAATTATTAGGAGCAAATGCTCATGCTATTCAATTAAACATTGGTGAAGAAGCACAATTCAATGGTGTTATTGACCTAGTGGAAATGAAAGCTTATGAATTTGATGGTTCTGTTGATGAAAACCCAAAAGAAATTCCAATTCCTGATTATTTAAAAGACGAAGCAGAATTAATGCGTTCTTCTTTAGCTGAATCGCTAGCCGATTATGATGAAGAAATTATGGATTTAGTGCTAAATGAAGGTGAAGTTTCAGCTGAAATGTTAAAAAGAGCACTTAGAAAAGCTACAATAACAGCTCAATATTTCCCAGTAGTTTGTGGTACATCATTTAAAAACAAAGGTGTTAAATTTATGCTTGATGCAATTGTGAATTATCTACCTTCACCAGTTGACATTCCTCCAATTAAAGCTTATAAGGGTGAAGCAGAAATTCAAATTCCTGCATCTGATGATGGATTTTTCTCATCGTTAGCATTTAAAGTTATGAATGACCCATTTGTAGGAAACTTAACCTTTTTTAGAGTTTACTCAGGACTTATTAGCAAGGGATCTTATGTTTTCAACTCAACTAAAGGTGAAAAAGAAAGATTAAGTAGAATTCTACTAATGCATGCTAATAATCGTATGGATATTGAAGAAGTTAGAACTGGTGATATCGCTGCCGCTGTTGGACTTAAATTTACTACAACCGGAGATACTTTAATTGACGAAAAATACAAAGACATCGTCTTAGAAAATATGAATTTTCCAGAACCAGTTATTTCTCAAGCAATTGAACCAAAAACAAAAGATGCTTCAGAAAAACTTTCATTAGCACTACAAAGATTAGCAGCTGAAGACCCTACTTTTAAATACTACACTGATGAAGAAACTGGTCAAACTATTATTGCCGGTATGGGTGAACTTCACTTAGACATTATTGTTGACCGTTTAAAACGTGAATTTAAAGTTGAAGTAACTGTTGGTGCTCCACAAGTTTCATACCGTGAAACCATTACCAAAGCTGCTGAAGTTGAAGGAATTCATAAGAAACAATCAGGTGGTAAAGGTCAATATGGTCACGTTTGAATTAAATACGAACCTAATCCAGATGGTGGATTTGAATTCATCGACAAAATTGTTGGTGGAAAGATTCCAAAAGAATACATCAAATCAATTGAAAAAGGTCTTAGAGAAAAAATGGACATTGGTATTTTGGCTGGATATCCAATGATTGACATTAAAGCCACTTTATTTGATGGTTCATACCATGAAGTCGATTCATCAGAATTAGCATATAAAATTGCTGCTTCAAAATCACTAACCAAAGGTCGTGAAGCATTAGGAACAGTTCTATTAGAACCTATTATGGACGTTGCCGTTGTTGTGCCTGAAGACTTCTTTGGGGATGTTATGGGTGATATTTCTAGAAGACGTGGTCAAGTACGTGACAACGAAACAAGAAATGATGGCGCTCATGTTATTAAATCATACATTCCTCTAAGTGAAATGTTTGGTTATGCAACTCAACTAAGATCAATGACTACTGGCCGTGGAACATACCAAATGTGATTCGATCATTATGAAAAATTACCACGTAATTTATCAGATGAAATCATTAAAAAACGTGGTGGAAAAATTTTGGTTGACGAAGATTAA
- a CDS encoding DNA-directed RNA polymerase subunit beta codes for MRYGMANMSKYELRKFGPITERRDYSISQKKFDTPDFLKMQRESVEKFIKEGIEEELRSIYPIEAHGKVRIEYVHNTAHFELPKKSEYECIKEAKQKGASYQGKLKAKLRQINTETGEVEDSEVVFAEIPIMTHGGSFIINGSEKVIVSQLIRSTGVYFGVNVRNKQANDLFNKVEIIPQLGSWVEIYHKVTSSNPDTIKIHIDKNKSFLLTTFLKALGFTDNGIRKMFGSVPELEETLKRDKISGFDTENMIAEAQETIYRLIRKGDRMTAESARNLIPSTLFNEKRYNLSETGRFTLNRKLNVMERIVNSYLADNIYSEEGELLYEKGLFITWEIARKIHNEFILGIIPMWKLPDISEHVYGNQLDLESNSSLYNRLYVTSIQIYPTEKDMNEDNKILVLGNDPTATERFLLIPDLIATISYYFNLLSKVGIDDDPDSLINKRIVTIGELLQNQFRVGLIKLEKNTKERISTKDIEKITPKNVTNNKPIFNQFKSFFNTSKLSQFMDQCNPLAEISNKRRITSLGPRGLNRDTAQFEVRDVHPTHFGRICPIETPEGPNIGLILNLASFAKIDRYGFIQSPYFPVKNRIVDFSEPKYLTAIEEAGYTFAQSTVKIKDNYIIDDKVIVRRDNEYVEVDAEEVDFVGVSNRQMTSIAASAIPFLENDDANRALMGSNMQRQAVPVLFPESPLVATGVEADVAKFSSTNISAKRDGVVKYVDASVIKVMPTGLNKLDVYHLRTFERSNQGTLIHQIPLVKVGDEIKEGDLLVDGPSMKDGELALGKNVLVGFTTWHGYNYEDAVVLSERLVKDDVYTSIHIEEQTIQFRHSKAGEDQLTNEIPNVSNFSKRFLDENGIVKVGSEVSAGDILVGRTSPKGEENPTPEEKLMAAIFGQKTASRKDTSLKVKHGHNGTVVAIDILSRETGDQLEDGIEKIVKVSIAQKRKIKVGDKMAGRHGNKGVVSIILPVEEMPYLEDGTPLDIVLNPQGVPSRMNIGQILELHLGSAAKNLNTKFVTPIFDGITHNQIRDILEEAKMDTTGKTVVYDGQTGEPFDNPISVGIMYYLKLYHMVDDKMHARSVGPYSLITQQPLGGKSQNGGQRFGEMETWAIESYGASNVLQELLTYKSDNIIGRNQLYNALARNTKLPKPGMPESFNVLAYELRGLGIKLEAHEKESDNDVDDGIERIDTKYHQEFEGGTE; via the coding sequence ATGAGGTACGGTATGGCAAATATGTCAAAATATGAACTTAGAAAATTTGGTCCAATTACTGAACGAAGAGATTATTCAATCAGTCAAAAAAAATTCGACACTCCAGATTTTTTAAAGATGCAAAGGGAATCTGTTGAAAAGTTTATTAAGGAAGGAATTGAAGAAGAGTTAAGAAGCATATATCCAATTGAAGCTCATGGTAAAGTTCGTATCGAGTATGTTCACAATACTGCTCATTTTGAACTACCTAAAAAATCAGAATACGAATGTATCAAAGAAGCAAAACAAAAGGGTGCATCTTACCAAGGCAAACTAAAAGCCAAATTAAGACAAATTAATACTGAAACCGGAGAAGTGGAAGATAGTGAAGTTGTATTTGCTGAAATTCCTATTATGACACATGGTGGTTCTTTTATTATCAACGGTTCTGAAAAAGTTATTGTTTCACAATTGATTCGTTCAACAGGTGTTTACTTTGGAGTTAATGTAAGAAATAAACAAGCTAATGACTTGTTTAACAAAGTTGAAATTATCCCTCAACTCGGCTCTTGAGTTGAAATTTATCATAAAGTTACCTCATCTAATCCTGATACAATTAAGATTCATATTGATAAAAATAAATCATTTCTTCTAACTACATTTTTAAAAGCCCTTGGCTTTACTGATAATGGTATTCGAAAAATGTTTGGTTCAGTCCCTGAACTAGAAGAAACGCTAAAACGTGATAAAATTTCTGGCTTTGACACCGAAAATATGATTGCTGAAGCTCAAGAAACTATTTATCGTCTGATTCGTAAAGGTGATCGAATGACAGCGGAATCTGCTCGTAATTTGATTCCTTCAACACTATTTAATGAAAAAAGATACAACCTTTCAGAAACAGGCAGATTTACATTAAATCGTAAACTAAATGTGATGGAGAGAATTGTTAACTCATATCTAGCTGATAATATTTATTCAGAAGAAGGCGAACTTTTATACGAAAAAGGTTTGTTTATAACATGAGAAATTGCGAGAAAAATTCACAATGAGTTTATCCTAGGAATTATTCCGATGTGAAAACTGCCAGATATCTCAGAACATGTTTATGGAAATCAACTAGATTTAGAAAGTAATTCGAGTCTATATAACCGTCTATACGTTACTTCAATTCAAATTTATCCAACCGAAAAGGATATGAATGAAGATAACAAAATTTTAGTTTTAGGAAATGATCCAACAGCAACCGAAAGATTTTTATTAATCCCAGACTTAATTGCTACCATTTCATACTACTTTAACTTACTTTCAAAAGTTGGAATTGATGATGATCCTGATTCATTAATTAACAAAAGAATTGTTACAATTGGTGAGCTACTACAAAACCAATTCCGTGTTGGTCTTATTAAATTGGAAAAAAATACCAAAGAAAGAATTTCGACAAAGGATATTGAAAAAATCACTCCCAAAAATGTCACAAATAACAAGCCAATTTTTAACCAATTTAAATCATTTTTCAATACCTCTAAACTTTCGCAATTTATGGATCAATGTAATCCATTAGCGGAAATTTCTAACAAAAGAAGGATTACTTCACTTGGGCCAAGAGGACTAAATCGTGACACTGCACAATTTGAGGTTCGGGATGTTCACCCTACTCACTTTGGTAGAATTTGTCCAATTGAAACTCCTGAGGGACCAAACATTGGGCTAATTTTGAATTTAGCATCATTTGCGAAAATCGACCGCTATGGTTTTATTCAATCACCATATTTTCCAGTTAAAAATCGAATTGTTGATTTTTCAGAACCAAAATACTTAACAGCAATCGAAGAAGCAGGTTACACTTTCGCACAATCAACAGTAAAAATTAAAGATAACTACATTATTGATGATAAAGTAATTGTTAGACGTGACAATGAGTATGTTGAAGTCGATGCAGAGGAAGTTGACTTTGTTGGGGTATCAAACCGTCAAATGACTTCAATTGCTGCATCAGCTATTCCATTTTTGGAAAACGATGATGCTAACCGTGCATTGATGGGGTCGAACATGCAACGTCAAGCAGTACCAGTATTATTTCCAGAAAGTCCACTGGTCGCAACTGGGGTTGAAGCTGACGTCGCTAAATTCTCATCAACAAACATTTCTGCTAAAAGAGATGGGGTTGTCAAATATGTTGATGCTAGTGTAATTAAAGTAATGCCAACTGGGCTTAATAAACTAGATGTTTACCATTTAAGAACCTTTGAAAGAAGTAATCAAGGTACTTTAATTCATCAAATACCACTAGTAAAAGTCGGGGATGAAATTAAAGAAGGTGACCTATTAGTTGATGGTCCTTCTATGAAAGATGGAGAATTAGCATTAGGTAAAAATGTTTTAGTAGGTTTTACTACATGACATGGATATAACTATGAAGATGCTGTTGTATTATCTGAGCGTTTAGTTAAGGATGATGTGTATACATCTATTCATATTGAAGAACAAACCATTCAATTTAGACACTCAAAGGCTGGTGAAGATCAACTAACAAATGAAATTCCAAATGTTTCAAACTTTTCAAAACGTTTCCTTGATGAAAACGGTATCGTAAAAGTTGGATCAGAAGTTAGTGCCGGAGATATTTTAGTTGGTAGAACATCACCAAAAGGAGAAGAGAACCCAACTCCTGAAGAGAAACTAATGGCAGCAATTTTTGGCCAAAAAACTGCTTCAAGAAAAGACACCTCATTAAAAGTAAAACATGGACACAATGGAACTGTTGTTGCCATAGATATTCTAAGCCGTGAAACTGGTGATCAACTTGAAGATGGCATTGAAAAAATTGTTAAAGTTTCAATTGCTCAAAAACGTAAAATTAAAGTCGGTGATAAAATGGCTGGACGTCACGGTAATAAAGGGGTTGTTTCAATTATTTTACCAGTTGAAGAAATGCCATATTTAGAAGATGGAACTCCACTTGATATTGTTCTAAACCCTCAAGGTGTTCCTTCTCGTATGAATATTGGACAAATTCTTGAATTACACCTGGGCTCAGCGGCAAAAAATTTAAATACCAAATTTGTTACTCCGATTTTTGATGGAATAACTCACAATCAAATTCGTGATATTCTAGAAGAGGCTAAAATGGATACCACTGGTAAAACTGTTGTTTACGATGGACAAACTGGTGAACCATTTGATAATCCAATCTCAGTTGGAATTATGTACTATCTAAAACTATACCATATGGTTGATGACAAGATGCATGCTCGTTCAGTTGGACCATATTCACTAATTACTCAACAACCACTTGGAGGAAAAAGCCAAAATGGTGGTCAAAGATTTGGAGAAATGGAAACTTGAGCAATCGAATCATATGGGGCATCTAATGTCCTACAAGAGCTACTAACTTACAAATCAGATAACATTATTGGAAGAAATCAACTATATAATGCGTTAGCTAGAAATACTAAATTGCCAAAACCAGGTATGCCAGAATCATTTAATGTTTTAGCATATGAATTACGTGGTCTAGGAATTAAATTGGAAGCTCATGAAAAAGAATCTGATAATGATGTTGACGATGGCATTGAAAGAATTGACACTAAATATCACCAAGAGTTTGAAGGAGGAACAGAATAA
- the rplJ gene encoding 50S ribosomal protein L10 yields the protein MSALRDAKVLVVDEITKNINESKALYVASYKTIDVVSLQKIRSELAKLGVLLKVYKNRLVKQSLNTLKYEELNDALIGQNIFAFAKEDDLTALKALVNLKKEFPALELVAGIYENKVVNAQSLNEIAKLPSYEESLMILGNSLLTPLKNLAIGLNELVKQGKLPE from the coding sequence ATGAGTGCTTTACGCGATGCTAAAGTATTAGTTGTTGATGAAATCACCAAAAACATTAATGAGTCAAAAGCTCTATATGTTGCCAGCTATAAAACTATCGATGTTGTATCATTACAAAAAATTCGTAGTGAATTAGCTAAGCTAGGTGTTTTATTAAAAGTTTACAAAAATAGACTTGTTAAACAATCACTAAATACTTTAAAATATGAAGAATTAAATGATGCTCTAATCGGGCAAAATATCTTCGCTTTTGCTAAAGAAGATGATCTGACAGCTTTAAAGGCTTTAGTAAACTTGAAAAAAGAATTCCCAGCATTAGAACTTGTAGCCGGAATTTATGAAAATAAAGTAGTTAATGCTCAATCATTGAATGAAATAGCAAAACTTCCTTCATACGAAGAATCTTTGATGATTCTTGGCAATTCATTACTTACACCATTGAAAAATTTAGCAATTGGTTTAAATGAATTGGTAAAACAAGGAAAATTACCTGAATAG
- the rpsG gene encoding 30S ribosomal protein S7, whose product MSRKHKAPVREVLADPVFNSKIITKLINTIMLDGKKSIAENILYNAFKIVNTKTGKEAIEVFNSALENISPQLEVRSRRVGGSNYQVPCEVSSKRKQTLALRWLIQYARLRNDKTMEEKLANEIIDASNKMGGAIKKREDTHKMAESNKAFAHFRW is encoded by the coding sequence ATGTCAAGAAAACACAAAGCACCTGTGAGAGAAGTTTTAGCAGATCCAGTTTTTAACTCGAAAATTATTACCAAACTAATTAATACTATTATGCTTGATGGTAAAAAATCAATCGCTGAAAATATCTTATACAACGCATTTAAGATTGTTAATACTAAAACCGGTAAAGAAGCTATTGAAGTTTTTAATAGCGCATTAGAAAATATCAGCCCACAATTAGAAGTTAGATCAAGAAGAGTTGGTGGATCAAACTACCAAGTTCCTTGTGAAGTTAGTTCAAAAAGAAAACAAACTCTAGCTTTAAGATGATTAATTCAATATGCAAGATTAAGAAATGATAAAACTATGGAAGAAAAATTGGCTAATGAAATTATTGATGCCTCAAATAAAATGGGTGGCGCTATTAAAAAACGTGAAGATACTCATAAAATGGCAGAATCAAATAAAGCATTCGCTCACTTTAGATGATAA
- the rplU gene encoding 50S ribosomal protein L21 — translation MFAIIETGGKQLIVKPGDIIYIEKIAGNEGDSVVFDKVLAIEDKIGMPYLEAASVSGTIEKQGKAKKIVVYRHNAKSTHKRKLGHRQPYTKVKISEIKVK, via the coding sequence ATGTTCGCTATTATTGAAACTGGCGGAAAACAATTAATTGTTAAGCCAGGCGATATAATCTATATTGAAAAAATAGCTGGAAACGAAGGCGACAGCGTTGTATTTGACAAAGTTTTAGCTATTGAAGATAAAATTGGCATGCCATACCTTGAAGCAGCTTCTGTTTCAGGAACTATTGAAAAGCAAGGTAAGGCAAAGAAAATTGTTGTTTATAGACATAATGCAAAATCAACTCACAAACGTAAATTGGGACACCGTCAACCCTATACAAAAGTAAAAATCTCAGAAATAAAGGTGAAATAA
- the cas2 gene encoding CRISPR-associated endonuclease Cas2, with the protein MRIIIMYDISTDEDNIDQYNKFRNALYKLGYYRIQYSIYGKCIGSNSQYPYEKEKIMKVIPKKSNVRILLITEKQYGDIEILSGEKSLNEHINDIERYIEI; encoded by the coding sequence ATGCGAATAATTATAATGTATGACATTTCAACTGATGAAGACAATATTGATCAATATAATAAATTTCGCAATGCTTTATATAAATTAGGATACTATCGAATTCAATATTCAATTTATGGTAAATGCATTGGTTCAAATTCACAATATCCATATGAAAAAGAAAAAATTATGAAAGTTATTCCCAAAAAATCAAATGTTAGAATTTTGCTTATTACCGAAAAGCAGTATGGTGATATTGAAATTCTATCAGGTGAAAAATCCTTAAATGAACATATTAATGATATAGAAAGGTACATTGAAATATAA
- the cas1 gene encoding type II CRISPR-associated endonuclease Cas1, with product MKKIIDVSESDYLSLFLGNLIVKKSQGKITIPTNDIETIIFENNRMMISVPLINKLIEEKINVIFCDHKHLPYAHILPINGYFNNKVFLAQIKWDDYYKSITWKHTIELKIINSLNLLKSLKINDSKTLELLEEYANQVKLWDTTNREGLAAKIYFRAIFGKDFIRDKDNNDEWINLFLNYGYTVMLAYVSRSLVSKGFDNRIGIFHKSFNNNFLLASDLMEPLRCFVDRIVYEGLMKRMQFQKFDFSDFKKRLFESLQEYILIKGKAMKVIDYIDYMIKGIIENTNLEDLIIGWDSK from the coding sequence ATGAAAAAAATTATTGACGTTTCTGAAAGTGATTATTTATCACTTTTTTTAGGTAATTTGATTGTCAAAAAATCACAAGGAAAAATTACCATACCAACTAACGATATAGAAACAATTATTTTTGAAAATAATCGTATGATGATTAGTGTTCCACTAATTAATAAACTCATTGAAGAGAAAATTAATGTTATTTTCTGTGATCATAAGCATCTACCTTATGCTCACATTCTGCCAATAAATGGTTATTTTAACAATAAAGTTTTCCTAGCACAAATTAAATGAGATGATTATTATAAATCAATCACTTGAAAACATACAATTGAACTAAAAATAATTAATTCTCTAAATTTGCTCAAATCATTAAAAATAAATGACTCTAAAACATTAGAGTTACTAGAGGAGTATGCTAATCAGGTTAAACTATGAGATACCACTAATCGTGAAGGTTTGGCCGCCAAAATCTATTTTAGAGCTATTTTTGGGAAAGATTTTATTCGAGATAAAGATAATAATGATGAATGAATAAATTTATTTTTAAACTATGGATATACTGTGATGTTAGCTTATGTAAGTCGATCGCTTGTTTCAAAAGGCTTTGATAACCGCATTGGCATTTTTCATAAGAGTTTTAATAATAATTTTTTACTTGCATCGGATCTAATGGAACCTTTGCGTTGCTTTGTCGACAGAATCGTTTATGAAGGTTTAATGAAAAGAATGCAATTCCAAAAATTCGATTTTAGTGATTTTAAAAAACGTCTATTTGAATCTTTACAAGAGTATATTTTAATTAAAGGTAAAGCGATGAAAGTAATTGACTATATTGATTATATGATTAAAGGCATCATTGAAAATACGAATTTAGAGGATTTAATCATTGGTTGAGATTCCAAATAG
- a CDS encoding DUF1846 domain-containing protein — protein sequence MTAFDNQKYIDLQSKKIEERIAKFGHKLYLEFGGKLINDFHASRVLPGFNNNVKLEMLLKLKHKMEIIVVVSANDIEKHKLRADIGISYDQDVLRLIDQLRSYDLIVNNVVITQYENQSLARKFKHKLISLGINVACHYMIKNYPNDIDLIISDNGFGKNEYVKTEKELVVITAPGPGSGKLAVALSQIYHDSKNGVKSGYAKFETFPIWNLAVSHPINLAYEAATADLNDMNMIDPFYLNKYSQEATNYNRDIAAFPILNNLLTKIYDGKSPYFSPTDMGVNMAGFCISDERAVADAAKKEIIRRYFKSLVDFKKDLGNFEAVEKIEKIMSTYKIDYSVNSSIKSAHKLFEKTKKPAVCVLLKDQTIINGKTSDLLGPSAAALLNSLKYLAKIDQNIDLLDPSVIKLVQDLKINYLHNKNPRLHMNETLIALSISAKSNDISKRAMLALPQLKDCDAHSTVILSEVDRDIYKKLSINLTEDPIYEINNFFHK from the coding sequence ATGACGGCTTTTGATAATCAAAAATATATCGATTTACAATCAAAGAAAATCGAAGAAAGAATTGCTAAATTTGGGCATAAACTATACCTAGAATTTGGCGGAAAGTTAATCAATGACTTTCATGCATCGCGGGTTTTGCCAGGCTTTAATAACAACGTTAAGCTGGAAATGCTTCTTAAACTTAAACATAAAATGGAAATCATTGTTGTTGTGTCAGCAAATGACATTGAAAAACATAAACTACGGGCTGATATTGGCATAAGCTATGACCAAGATGTTTTACGTTTAATCGATCAACTACGTTCATATGATTTAATTGTGAATAACGTAGTAATCACCCAGTATGAAAATCAAAGTCTAGCAAGAAAATTTAAACATAAGCTAATTTCTTTAGGAATTAATGTTGCATGCCATTATATGATTAAAAATTACCCTAATGACATTGATTTAATTATTTCTGATAATGGTTTTGGAAAAAACGAGTATGTTAAAACTGAAAAAGAATTAGTAGTCATTACGGCTCCAGGACCAGGTTCAGGTAAGCTAGCAGTGGCCTTAAGTCAAATCTATCATGATAGTAAAAATGGTGTTAAATCGGGATATGCAAAATTTGAAACCTTTCCCATTTGAAATTTAGCTGTTAGTCATCCAATTAATTTAGCCTATGAAGCAGCAACTGCCGATTTAAATGACATGAATATGATTGATCCCTTTTATTTAAATAAATACAGCCAAGAAGCTACTAATTACAACCGTGATATCGCAGCCTTTCCAATTTTAAATAATCTTTTAACAAAGATTTATGATGGTAAAAGTCCTTATTTCTCACCAACTGACATGGGAGTTAACATGGCTGGATTTTGTATAAGCGATGAAAGGGCGGTGGCAGATGCTGCTAAAAAAGAAATCATTCGGCGTTATTTTAAAAGCTTAGTTGACTTCAAAAAAGATTTGGGTAATTTTGAAGCCGTCGAAAAAATTGAAAAAATTATGTCAACTTATAAAATTGACTATTCAGTTAATAGTTCCATTAAATCAGCACATAAATTATTTGAAAAAACTAAGAAACCTGCTGTGTGTGTACTTTTAAAAGATCAAACTATTATAAATGGGAAAACTTCAGATTTACTTGGGCCTTCAGCTGCTGCGTTACTTAATTCACTAAAATATTTAGCTAAAATTGACCAGAATATTGATTTACTAGATCCTTCGGTTATTAAATTAGTTCAAGACTTAAAAATTAATTATTTACATAATAAAAACCCTCGTTTGCACATGAATGAAACTTTGATTGCGTTGTCAATTAGTGCCAAATCAAATGACATTTCCAAACGTGCAATGCTTGCCTTACCACAACTAAAGGATTGTGATGCCCATTCAACGGTTATTTTATCTGAGGTTGATCGTGATATCTATAAGAAATTAAGCATAAATTTGACTGAAGATCCGATTTATGAAATCAATAATTTTTTCCACAAATAA
- the rplL gene encoding 50S ribosomal protein L7/L12, producing MSKLTKEEFVSSLKEMNIKEVMELVEGLKEEFGIDPTAIVAAAAPTAAAEAAEEKTMFNITLKSDGGNKLGVIKAVKDLLGLGLMDAKKLVESAPAVLKENVKKEEAEAIKAKLLEAKAEVTLD from the coding sequence ATGTCAAAATTAACAAAAGAAGAATTTGTTTCATCTTTAAAAGAAATGAATATTAAAGAAGTTATGGAATTAGTTGAAGGATTAAAAGAAGAATTCGGAATTGATCCAACAGCTATCGTTGCAGCAGCAGCACCAACTGCAGCAGCTGAAGCAGCTGAAGAAAAAACTATGTTTAACATCACTCTAAAGTCAGATGGTGGAAACAAATTAGGAGTTATTAAAGCAGTTAAAGACCTACTAGGTTTAGGATTAATGGATGCTAAAAAACTAGTTGAATCAGCTCCAGCAGTTCTAAAAGAAAATGTTAAAAAAGAAGAAGCAGAAGCTATTAAAGCTAAACTGCTTGAAGCTAAGGCTGAAGTTACTTTAGATTAA
- the rpmA gene encoding 50S ribosomal protein L27, whose product MAHTKSGGTTSNSRDSAGRRLGVKATDGQFILAGSIIYRQRGTKIFPGQNVGRGKDDTLFALIDGYVKFENRINRKFASVYPEKK is encoded by the coding sequence ATGGCACATACGAAATCTGGTGGAACAACTTCCAATAGCCGTGACTCAGCCGGTAGACGTTTAGGCGTTAAAGCCACTGATGGTCAATTTATTTTAGCAGGTAGCATTATTTATAGACAAAGAGGAACAAAGATCTTCCCAGGGCAAAATGTTGGTCGTGGAAAAGACGATACTTTGTTTGCCTTAATTGATGGTTATGTAAAATTTGAAAATAGAATTAATAGAAAATTCGCTTCAGTTTATCCTGAAAAAAAATAA